DNA sequence from the Nitrospinota bacterium genome:
TCAAGAAACGTAAGCTCATCAGCCCCTTGAGAATCATATACCTCTGCCGATTCCACCGGGTCACCGGCATCAACGAGATTAACGAAATTTATCCCCTTTACGACCCGTCCGTCCTTGACATCCAGGCAAGGTATTATCCGTTTTGTTAACACTATCTCTGGAACTCTTCAATCGCTTTGGCGAGGTCGATTGCCCCTTTGTAAAGTGCCTTCCCGATAATTGCTCCGCCAACGCCTTTGATGGTAGAGACATCCTTCAGGTCATTCATTGTGGTAATTCCACCAGAAGCTATTACCTCGTGTTGGCTTACAGAGGCCATTTCAATTAGGCCCTCCATGTTGACACCCTGCATCATCCCGTCGCGGGATATGTCAGTATAAACCACCCCTCCGAGGGGCCAGTCATTCAACGCCTGGGCAATACTTGTACCGGTAAGGCTCGATGTAGTGGTCCATCCATCAGCCGTAGCGTGTTTATCCTTCACATCTATACCAGCAATAATCTTTTCCGGATACTTAACCGCCATCTGCGCGGCCAGATTCGGTTCTTTTAGTAGAAGTGAACCGAGGACGATTCTGTCAACACCACTGTCAAAATAGGCGTCGGCAGTTTCCA
Encoded proteins:
- a CDS encoding HisA/HisF-related TIM barrel protein, with product MLTKRIIPCLDVKDGRVVKGINFVNLVDAGDPVESAEVYDSQGADELTFL
- the hisA gene encoding 1-(5-phosphoribosyl)-5-[(5-phosphoribosylamino)methylideneamino]imidazole-4-carboxamide isomerase, which translates into the protein MLILPAIDLKGGKCVRLIQGDMDLETVYSDDPVEQAKKWESAGAKIIHIVDLDGAFQGVPKNGDLIRKICKAVKCKIQLGGGIRDMETADAYFDSGVDRIVLGSLLLKEPNLAAQMAVKYPEKIIAGIDVKDKHATADGWTTTSSLTGTSIAQALNDWPLGGVVYTDISRDGMMQGVNMEGLIEMASVSQHEVIASGGITTMNDLKDVSTIKGVGGAIIGKALYKGAIDLAKAIEEFQR